One window from the genome of Pseudomonadota bacterium encodes:
- a CDS encoding type II toxin-antitoxin system MqsR family toxin — MEIPLEFRVALFLKEFKEIVTTGRGLDIVDRRENIKSLLELGLTKKHCVEEILSLSVENYYGGPKQDTDRPGTIWKFGKKIDGDKIYIKLKIAAVGTEKIAKCISFHKAKSPLSFPLEKK; from the coding sequence TTGGAAATACCGCTCGAATTCAGAGTTGCACTATTTTTAAAAGAATTCAAAGAGATAGTTACGACAGGAAGAGGTTTGGACATCGTTGACCGCCGGGAGAATATTAAATCTTTATTGGAGCTTGGGCTTACCAAAAAGCATTGTGTAGAGGAAATTTTAAGTCTTTCTGTGGAAAATTATTATGGTGGTCCTAAGCAAGATACAGATCGACCTGGAACTATCTGGAAATTTGGCAAAAAAATTGATGGGGATAAGATTTATATCAAATTAAAAATAGCTGCGGTGGGTACTGAAAAAATTGCCAAGTGCATCTCATTTCATAAGGCAAAATCACCATTAAGTTTTCCATTGGAAAAGAAATAA
- a CDS encoding DUF4065 domain-containing protein, with product MKGLCPNCEKITDLNVMKTKETFNVKNEPIEVDVEYYKCMECEKEFEDPRAKNDPLEKAYREYRNRHKMVHPEEIRNLRKHYGLTQRELSRIIGWGGATLSRYENGALQDVTHDRFLQLLKKPENLQSLIVNNIDLLLDEKKEHILSVLSSEIGESCSIPEFVNEHFSKYEPEIDSGFNKLNLDKLFEAIKFFATGGVFKTKLNKLLYYADFKHYKEYAVSITGVRYKHLPHGPVPDNYEHYFAILIHNEKVIQPREVEYDDFVGEELHSQKEPDTSVFKTSELEILGFVKSYFKKYTTKAIRDFSHNERGYKETENGETISYKYADDLQI from the coding sequence ATGAAAGGTCTGTGCCCAAATTGTGAAAAAATTACTGATTTGAATGTAATGAAAACAAAAGAAACATTCAATGTTAAAAATGAACCTATAGAAGTTGATGTTGAATACTACAAATGTATGGAATGTGAAAAAGAATTTGAAGATCCCCGTGCGAAAAATGACCCGTTAGAAAAAGCCTACAGAGAATATAGAAATAGGCATAAAATGGTACACCCTGAAGAAATTCGTAATTTACGAAAGCATTATGGTCTGACACAAAGAGAATTGAGTAGAATAATCGGATGGGGAGGCGCTACACTAAGCCGTTATGAAAATGGCGCACTACAAGATGTAACACATGATAGATTCTTGCAACTATTAAAAAAACCGGAGAATCTGCAAAGTCTTATTGTAAATAATATTGATTTACTGCTTGATGAAAAAAAAGAACATATCTTGTCAGTGCTTTCATCTGAAATTGGAGAATCGTGTTCTATACCGGAATTTGTAAATGAACATTTTAGTAAATATGAGCCTGAAATTGATAGCGGATTTAATAAACTGAATTTGGATAAACTGTTTGAAGCGATAAAGTTTTTCGCAACTGGAGGTGTATTTAAAACAAAGCTTAATAAGCTATTATACTATGCAGATTTCAAACATTATAAAGAATATGCTGTTTCAATTACCGGTGTAAGATATAAACATCTTCCTCATGGTCCTGTTCCGGATAATTACGAACATTATTTTGCAATTTTAATTCATAATGAAAAAGTAATCCAACCCAGAGAAGTTGAATACGATGATTTTGTCGGCGAAGAATTGCATTCACAAAAGGAACCGGATACATCTGTTTTTAAAACAAGTGAATTGGAGATACTTGGCTTTGTAAAAAGTTATTTCAAAAAATATACTACCAAAGCTATTAGAGATTTTTCGCACAACGAGAGAGGATATAAAGAGACCGAAAACGGGGAAACAATTTCATATAAATATGCGGATGATCTTCAAATTTAA
- the phoU gene encoding phosphate signaling complex protein PhoU: MTKRFEKELEKIKKLILSLGAMAEEEFRMAVKAIELKDAEIAQKIIKNDYKIDDMEVEIEEECLKVLALHQPVAVDLRFIVAVIKINNDLERIGDEAVNIAERVESLAKRKSTSYYYDYSTMSAKVETMLKMSLDALVNLDIDIAFKVLTKDDEVDAIQSEVYRITKQALQKNNDDVAYLINQFLISRHLERIADHATNIAEEVIYLVEGEIVRHGRY, translated from the coding sequence ATGACTAAACGTTTTGAAAAAGAACTTGAAAAGATTAAAAAACTGATTCTTTCTCTTGGCGCCATGGCTGAAGAAGAATTTCGGATGGCTGTTAAAGCCATCGAATTAAAGGATGCTGAAATTGCCCAAAAAATTATTAAAAATGATTATAAAATAGATGATATGGAAGTAGAGATTGAAGAAGAATGCCTTAAAGTTTTGGCACTGCATCAGCCTGTGGCAGTTGATTTGCGATTTATTGTAGCAGTGATAAAAATAAATAATGACCTTGAAAGAATTGGCGATGAAGCAGTCAATATAGCCGAGCGTGTAGAAAGTCTGGCAAAACGTAAAAGCACAAGCTATTACTATGATTATTCTACAATGTCTGCAAAAGTTGAAACAATGTTAAAAATGAGCCTGGATGCGCTGGTAAATCTGGATATAGATATAGCCTTTAAAGTACTGACAAAAGATGATGAAGTTGATGCTATTCAAAGTGAGGTTTACCGGATTACAAAACAGGCCCTGCAAAAAAATAACGATGATGTAGCTTATTTAATTAATCAGTTTTTAATTTCACGTCATCTTGAAAGAATTGCAGATCATGCCACAAATATTGCAGAAGAAGTAATCTATCTTGTTGAGGGTGAAATAGTAAGGCACGGGAGATATTAG